In the Bacteroidota bacterium genome, ACATATTACTTCTGCTTGTGAAACCGGTTTTTGCATTTATAGTATGTACATATTTCTCTCCGGTAAGAGAATCTAACCTGAAATTCCGGTAATTACCCGATGTTGCCATTGCCTTGTCAGTAATATCAATGATAGCAGTTAATGACCTTTTACCATCTACTTCCTGATTTGGATCATCAATACCTATTCGCCACACATCTCCGTTGAGTTTTTTTCCCTTTGCTACAATTTCTCCTCCTATTTCAATTAAATAACTATCAATGTTCCTCTGATCGAAAAACACTGCTACTCTATCCAGCGTATATCCTTTGGCTATAGCATTAAAATCTATTTGAGTTTCCGGATAATCTTTCTGAAAAACTCCGTTTGATAATATTCTGGTTTTATCAAAACCTACAGTTTTCATTAATTCATTAACTTTTTCGTCAGTCAGGTTATTCAACTGCCCCTTTGGTCCAAAACCCCAGGCATTAACCATTATTCCAATAGTTGGATCAAACATCCCTCCTGATTCTTTCCATATCTTTTCTGAAGCTTTGTACACATCAACAAACATGTGATCAACTACTACTGCAGAGTCACCTTTATTTATCTTCGAAATATCAGAAGTTGGCACATAAGTAGACATAGAATTAATAATAACATCATAAATACTGTCTAATTGCGGCTGGAGATCCTCATCGCCTGGTGACAAATATTTTATATGATATGTTGTCCCTAATGTATATCCTGCAAGAGAATGCTCTTTTACCTCTACATTGCCACAGGATGTTAAAACTACTCCTAAAAAAACAGAAACTATTCTAATAAATTTTCTCAACATCTTAAATTTCTACTAAACCATTATACTTAATTATATAACCACTATCTTTTATCAGGGGCTTTGTCATATCTGCTGAATTTGCCAAACCTACACCTGCATAAAACAACTTGGCTTTCTTCGAAACTGCGTGTACCTTAAAAGACTCCATCCAAATTCTGTCATAACTCTTAGGCTCTTCGGGATAAACACTAACTTTAACTACTATAAATGTCAAATCTCCACTATAGTCTTTAACAATAAATTGTGGATTTTTTTTTAAATCACTATTCACTGCCAAAAACTCATACTTCTGTTTTTCAAGCTCTTTACCTACAATATTCATCCCCAAATTATGGAGCTCCTGCTTAGTTAACTCAGACATCTTATACTTATTAAATAGATTATTAATAAATAACTCTAATTCCTCCCTTTTTCCCATTCCGGTTATAAAACAGTATTTGAGGGTATTTATACTAAATCACTGCGAAATTAATTATTTATACTAAATCATATGTCCTAAAAATGCATAATATTGCATAAGTAATCCAAGAATAATATAAATAATGTCAAAAATAAGAGTGGCAATAAATGGATTTGGCAGAATTGGCCGGGTCCTGTTTAGAGTTTTGCACAATCGTGAAGAATTTGAAATTATTGCAATAAACGATTTAGCCGATGCGCCAACATTAGCTCATTTATTAAAATACGACTCTATACACAGAACTTTTAATGCAGAAATAAATAGTGATAAAGACAACATTATAGTTGATGGAAAAAATGTAAAAACCCTTAACGTTAAAGATATAAATAATTTATCGTGGCATTCACTGGATATCGACTATGTAATTGAAGCGACAGGTATTAATAAAACCCGAAAACTCGCTGAAACTCATATAAAAAATGGAGCAAAAAGAGTAATCATTTCTGCCCCTCCCGATGATGATTCTATAAAAACAATAGTTCTTGGTGTAAATGAACATATTCTAAACTCTGAAGATAAAATCATCTCTAATGCATCGTGTACCACAAATAATGCGGCTCCAATGGTGCAAATAATAGATGAACTATACGGAATAGAAACTGCATATATTACAACTGTACATTCGTATACCACCGATCAAAAATTACATGATGTTGCACACAAAGATTTACGCAGGGCAAGAGCCGGTGCACAATCAATTGTTCCAACAACAACAGGTGCTGCTAAAGCTATAACAAAGATCTTCCCTCATCTGGACACCCATATGGGAGGATGCGGCATAAGAGTTCCGGTTCCTGACGGATCGTTAACTGACATTACTTTTAACGTAAAAAAGAAAGCCGAAATAGCCGAAATAAATGATGCATTTAAAAAGGCATCAAATACACGACTAAAGGGAATTTTAAAATTTATAGAAGATCCAATTGTTTCAACTGATATCATCGGCTGTCCATATTCATGTTCCTTCGACTCACTGCTGACTTCTGTTATTGATGATAAATTTGTAAAGGTCGTAGGCTGGTATGATAATGAAATGGGATATTCTAACAGATTAGCTGATTTAATGCTTCACATCAATAAACTTTAACCGCCATTTGGGTATCTTTGGTAAATAGATTCTATCGATTAAAACAGCAATATGAAATCCCTATCTCGGCATAGCCGAGACCAAACAGGATGAATATTATTGGGATAACACCTGCCTGCGTGATGCAGTCAGGCAGGTATGACCAAAACATAAAATTATATACATATGAATAATAAACTCATCTCTAAAAGAAAACCAAACTACGAGGTAGGTGCCGAATTATCAAAATACCTGATTCGTTACAATAGAGATGTTGAAATTCCTGTTTGTTACGAAGACCTAATGAGGTATACCAACTCCATCCAGCTAATGGATGATGATGGTAAAGACACTTTATGGATCAGTGTTGCATACAACCAAACTGAACAGGATGAAATTCATGAAGGTCTAAAGCACATTTACAAGAAAATGACAATGGATGATCTGGACACAAGTTCAGATACATTCCGTGTGGATAGAATTGACTATTGTACTTTTGGTAATTCTCATCCTTTCCGAATTAAGATTATTAATGTCTTTAACGACAACTACGATTACTTTTACGTAAAAAAGGCAGATGCTTCCAGGATCTATGGTTTAGAATTAGAACATATTTTAAGTCCTAATAGAATACATTATATAGTAAATAAAAAAACTCTAATAGAAGAGCATATAATGGGAGTTCC is a window encoding:
- a CDS encoding FAD:protein FMN transferase encodes the protein MLRKFIRIVSVFLGVVLTSCGNVEVKEHSLAGYTLGTTYHIKYLSPGDEDLQPQLDSIYDVIINSMSTYVPTSDISKINKGDSAVVVDHMFVDVYKASEKIWKESGGMFDPTIGIMVNAWGFGPKGQLNNLTDEKVNELMKTVGFDKTRILSNGVFQKDYPETQIDFNAIAKGYTLDRVAVFFDQRNIDSYLIEIGGEIVAKGKKLNGDVWRIGIDDPNQEVDGKRSLTAIIDITDKAMATSGNYRNFRLDSLTGEKYVHTINAKTGFTSRSNMLSASVIAKNCTLADGYATTFMAMGLEETKAFLTRHPEIDAYLIYVDEDGNWKKYMTEVFKESIE
- a CDS encoding Na(+)-translocating NADH-quinone reductase subunit F; translated protein: MSELTKQELHNLGMNIVGKELEKQKYEFLAVNSDLKKNPQFIVKDYSGDLTFIVVKVSVYPEEPKSYDRIWMESFKVHAVSKKAKLFYAGVGLANSADMTKPLIKDSGYIIKYNGLVEI
- the gap gene encoding type I glyceraldehyde-3-phosphate dehydrogenase, whose translation is MSKIRVAINGFGRIGRVLFRVLHNREEFEIIAINDLADAPTLAHLLKYDSIHRTFNAEINSDKDNIIVDGKNVKTLNVKDINNLSWHSLDIDYVIEATGINKTRKLAETHIKNGAKRVIISAPPDDDSIKTIVLGVNEHILNSEDKIISNASCTTNNAAPMVQIIDELYGIETAYITTVHSYTTDQKLHDVAHKDLRRARAGAQSIVPTTTGAAKAITKIFPHLDTHMGGCGIRVPVPDGSLTDITFNVKKKAEIAEINDAFKKASNTRLKGILKFIEDPIVSTDIIGCPYSCSFDSLLTSVIDDKFVKVVGWYDNEMGYSNRLADLMLHINKL